The nucleotide sequence AAAGCTGCAAAAACTGGCATTGACGGGCTGATACTAGTATGCAGTGGTGCTGGTGGTCATGGTGGTACGTTAAATCCATTTGCATTCTTAAAAGCCGTAAAAGAATTCTGGGATGGAATGACGATTCTAGCTGGAGCAATTTCTACAGGTGAGGAGATCCTTGCCGCAAAAATTCTTGGAGCCGACCTCGTGTATATGGGAACGCGATTTATCGCGACACAAGAATCTTCCGCAAGTGAAGAATACCGTCAGATGTTGATCAACTCTACACTTGAAGATCTTGTTTATACAGACGCGATCAGTGGAATAAAAGGAAATTATCTGCTTCCTTCATTACAAAAGGCAGGATTTGATGTAGAAAACATGATGAAAAAGGATTCCATAGACCTTTCATTCTCTGAATCAAAAGCAAAAGCTTGGAAAGATATTTGGTCAGCGGGACAAGGTGTTGGAAGTGTTAAGAAAATCTCTTCTATAAAAGAAGTTGTAGGTGACTTGAAGGCTGAGTATCACCAGGCATTGCAAATAAAAGAAGAGAACATACTAATTAAATAGAGTCTTAGTCCTTTAGAACTAATCCCCCAAATTCCCTGTGGATAAACGTGAATTTGGATGAAAATGGATTTTGTGAGTGTGATTGTATTCAATTTGAAGGTTGATACCAATTTGGACATGTGGGGTCTGACCCCAAACAAATACAAAAACAACACATTCGTCCACCAGGAAAGGACACGGCATATGCCGTGTCCTTTCCTAATAACTTTTTATTATCTAATTTTCATATGAAAGAGGAGTACACACGTAGAGAGCGAAAGTAATAAGTATTATCTTTATGTGAATAAACCGTGTAAACTATAAGGACTTCATTACAATAATACAAATGTATGTTCAGCCATTAAAATTGGAGGTGTTACCATGAATTTATTCTCATCCATTACGGAAGAAAGTTTTAACTACTTAATACAAGACTATGGATTTTCTGAACCGGTCGATACAGATGGGAGCTGGAAGACAACCTTCTTATATACAAATGACCAAATAGAAATTGAAATTGAACTAAATTATCGAGATATGGATACATTTATTTTCATGAGAAAGTTAGAGCAAGGTGATTCATCTGCTCGCTTGCAGTTAGAAGATATTATTGATGTTGAGCCAGTTAAAAGTAATGGCGATCAAACAACAATTGAACAATTTGAAGAAGGAATCTTAAAGAAAGCTGCGTTATTACAGAGCAACCTTGATCTAATCATGAATAAAAAAGAGAAAATTTTCTCTTAAAACAAAAAAACAAAAAAGATAACTCCGATAGATTACGAGTTATCTTTTTTTAGTTCAAAATGAACTCATTTGGTGAGGCTAAAGCTTTTTTGCGATGTATAGAAATAAATATTCCAGAGAATCACGGGTTCTCTTTTGGGGAGTAAATCGAAATTTGTAAGCTTTTTAGCAGATGAAATAGAACTATAGATATGCAAATAACATTAAATACGACCAGATTATGTCTGGTCTTTTTTATGCCTTAATTTATCCACCAACTTTTGTTGATTAACGGAACTTAAAATTTAGGATAAGTAACACATCAAATTTTAAATTTAATGCCCTGATCCATACTTAAATATAAACGTATTCAAAGGGTCATTGGTAATAAAAAATGAACTCAATCAATAAACATCTCCTTCGTATAGAAATAGATTTAGTAACATGAAATTTATTGAAAGTGTACAAAAGGGTTTAAATTCTCTGAAAAATATAGTAAAATAATTTGAAAATCAGGTTTCGTTTTATTGGAATTAGGGAAGGAGAGTATATTTGGGGATGAAACATACTATTTCAGGGTTTGGATTTGCTTTTATCTTCTTAGCAGCACTATTCGCATTGGGGCTTTATCAAACAGTCATGGTATGGGGAAATATTAATTTGTTCTTCGAGCGAATTATGGGATTAACATCAACTTCATTTATTTCTTCTATACTTCTATTCTGGTCAATAACGAGTACGTTTTGGATTTTAAGTTTGAAAATTTTAGACGTTGCGCATAAAACGGAACTCTATAATGCAAAAAATGCAGTTTTCGGTATGGTATTCTTGTTCTTCGCTATTCCATTTGGAATCTGTGCCCAAGTTTATCACGCACTAAACATCAATGCTGGTGTTACTACCATTACTACAGCACTATTTATCATGACGATTGTTTCATTCGTCATCGGATTCGTGTTCAAGTTTAGAAAAACTGCACGTTAATAAAATAATTTCTATCATTCCGCAGGCGTATATAGGTCTGCGGAATTTTTTATGTTGAAAACAATTATAAAAGTTCTATATGTTTAGCTGTCCGTTATAGTATTAACTATATACTGCATCGTTCAAATTTTTCATCGATCTTCCCGAAGATATGGATGATGCCCAAATTTAATTCTTAGTCTGAAATAAATAGTTAAACAAAGAAGAGCTTGCATTTCATTTACTGCAAGCTTTTTTAATTTTGTCTTACGCTGACATATAGTGAGCCACATCTTGACACTTTTCGCATAAGAATTTTCATACATTTTTTACCAACTTAATACATAATCATACTAAAGTCTTGGTTAAAATCTACCGACCCATGTAAAGTCGGTGAAACAATGGAAAGGGGAGGATTTTTATGTCCGATTTACAAGCGAAAATAGGGGATGGACTTACTAAAATCCAAGGAAGTTTACAACAAGGGAAACAAAAGCTTGCAACAGCGCAGGAGGTTGCACAGTTAAAGAAAAATTCTGCAGAAGCAGCTGCCAAACGTCTTGAGTTAATTGTTGCTCTTGGTGAACAAACATATGAATTGCTGAGAAAAGAAGAAATTACTCTTGCAGGTTTAACAGGCTTAGCCCAGGCTATTCTTGACCAAGATCGTCTAATGTATGAAACCAACAAAACCATAAATGAGATGAATGCCAAAACGGAAACCGACCTTACATGTGAATGCGGGGTACACTTAAATGCAAATGCCAAGTTTTGTGGAGGATGTGGACAGAAAGTAGAAAGTCGTAACAAAGACCAACAGGATGATTACACGCTTAAGTGTGATACGTGTAAAGAGTTGAATCCAGGCGATTCGCATTATTGTGGGTGCTGCGGCAATAAGATTTGATAGCAGAAGGAGGAATCAGAATGTATTGCAACAGCTGTGGTCATCTAAACAATGATGCTATTAATTATTGCATTAAAGATGGTGTCAAGTTGCATCGTGCAAAAAATAAGAATGGTTCACTTACAAAAAAGAACTCGAGCTACTGTTCCTCATGTGGTGCATCAGGGCAATCTTCCTCAAATTATTGTCATTCATGCGGAAAGAACCAATTGAGATTTACATATAAAAAAGACATGGTTCAATCAGCAGAAAATGTCATAAATTCGATAGGACTTTCCAGAATTAAAGATAAAAAAACAACTGCTGTGGTCCATTCAAAACAAGTAAAAACTGCAGCACTCGGAGCATTTTTATCATTCCTAATTTTGATTGCGTTTTCAGTGCTACTTAATCAAATCGCTTCTGATCAAATAAACGAGTTCCTAAAAAGTGAAGGGATTAACTCCTATAGTTTAGATAGTGTTTTTGAAGAGCTAGAGAATGAAACAGATGTGACTAAACCAGATCCTTTTATCGGTGCATCCGATTACGTGCTATTGTCGAACATGGTAGACTCAAAGGTTTCTGCAAGTGTAGAAGGCAGCAGTGGCTTTGAGGACGATGAATTTGATGTAGGCATGAATATTAAAACAGCGACAGGCACTTTCATCCTATTGATCGTTCCATTTCTTGCTCTGTTTGCAGGAGGTTTGTTTTATGCTAAAAAAAATGCAGCCGATACGATATCACAGCGATTAAAAGCCGCAGCCATCCTAGGTGCAGTATACGGACTTCTATTGGCATTAGCTACACTATTTAGCGGCTTTTCTTATGATGCAAAGATCGACGAGGAGTTTGCGAAGATAGCAATTGAAATTGATAATAACTATTCTTTCCTTGGTGCACTTGTTAATGGGTTTGTGCTTGGTACCCTTTTTGCAGGATTAGGCGCACTTGTTCAGCCAGGGTCTTTTAAAAGCTTCGGAAATCTATCCCATTCATACCGTTATGGTGAATCCATTCATCAAGGAATTGGGACGTTCTTTCGCGGCGTAGTGATCATGGGTGTGGTTGCACTAATAGCAGCGCTTGTGAAAACTGACGACCTTGAAAATATTCAATGGGGGATACTCATAGTCTTTTGCGCACAAGCAGGTTTGTATATGTGGAATCTGCTTAACTTTCCAAGCTTATTGCTGCAAGTGTCTGGTGATGGTGAAGAATTTTCCATGAATTATTCGCTATTAGGCGGATTAGATGAAAAGGCTTCCGGTTCACCAGCGATTAATATCATTCAAAGTTTTTTTGATGAAGTGATAAATATTGAGACCGTGCTATATCCAAGCATCGTTATTTTGGTCGTGCTTTTTATATATGCAGGGTACAGAATAGCACTGCAATCTGGCATGAATATGAGAAATATCCTAATTTTTAGTTTCACATACTCTCTCTTGCTATCGTTTTTCGTAGCGATCACAAAGATTGGAGCAGCTGTATCAGCCGATGCAGAATTTGATATGGGGAAGATGGAACTGTTTATAGGGTTTAATATCATACCGGCCTTTGTGTTTAGTTTCATCCTAGCAACAGTATTAGCATATGCGGGTGGTTATCTTGCAAGACTGAAGCAAACTTAATCGCTCAGGAAACAAGCGAACTTTAAAATAGTTCGTTTGTTTTGTTGGGAAAAGAAAGAGAGGATAAGTATGAAGTTTTGCATAGAATGCGGACATCAGTTAAGCATGGACCAAGAATTCTGTTCAGAATGTGGAACGAAGCATGCTGTAGAGCAGAAACATGTGGAATTAAGAGTTGAAAATAAGGGTAGGACTCCTGAGAAAAAAGCAAATAAGAAGAAAAAAGGAATGTATATCCTCGTTATAGTCGTGTTATTTCTAATGATGAGCGGATACGGGGGTTATCTGTTTGGCAAAAAACAAACTGGGCCAGAAGCGGTTATTGCGGAATTTGTTCATGCTGTAGAAAATAATGACGTTGAGCGTGTCATGCAAGCGATTAACCTCGGTCAAACAGATGTGAATCTAGATATAGAAACAACAAAAACCTATATGGATTATTTAAACAAAAACAATAAACTTTTTTCCGATTCGATTAATGAACTCAAAAAGCAGGGAGAAAATCTCGAGAATAGCACATCAACAAACAATGAGAAGTTTAAAAACGAGCTATTCCATATAAGAAAAGACGGTAAAACGTGGTTCATATTTGATAGATATGTAATAGAAGCAAAAGCTTATAAGGTGAAAGTGGCTTCAAACTTTGACGACTCTATTGTCTATCTTAATGGAGATAGCAGAGGAACCGTAATGAAAGACGAATACCTTAACATTCCATCCATTCTCCCAGGTGAGCATGAGATAAAAGTCGTTTACAAAGGAAAGTACAGTACATTGGAAGAAAAAGTGAAGTTGGATTTTTCAAAGGCAGAAAATCAAGTATTACAGGCCGATCTAACGTTAGAAGGAAAATACATTACCTTCTCCTCCAACTATGATGACGCACGTCTTTTTATTAATGGAAAAGATAGCGGCATGTTGATAGAAGAAGCATATGACGTGGGACCAATGTCCACTAATGGCTCTATTACCGTTCATGCAGAAAAAGAATTTGAAACGGGTACAATGAAAAGCCGGGAAGTAACGATTACTAGCGATTATGATATTAATCTGGACATAGACTACAAAGAACCGGAACCAGCACCAGAGCTGGTACCACAGCCTGAGGAAGAGGAAGAGGAAGAGGAAGAGGAAGAGGAAGAAAAGCCGGTTGTAGATGTATGGGATGACGACTACTTCACAACATTTATGCAAGAATATGTCGCATATTCAGTGGCAGCTATCAATAATAATGATTTTTCAATCGTACAAAATTTTCTTAATCCGAACGGTCCTGCTTATGAAGAATTAAAGAAATATATTGTATACACGAACGAAAAAGGAATAACCGAAGAATTTCTATCCCTTGAAGTAGGAGATATAGAGCCAGTCGATCAAAATACGGTAAAAGTAACCACGCTGGAAGAATATGAAATTTATTATAAAGATGGAACATCGAAGTACAAAAAGTTTATCAGCAACTATGAGCTTGTTTATTATGGCGGGAATTATCGCGTACACAAGTTAATCAGTACAGAAGAATTAGAAGAATATTAATGACACAAAACCCTTGAATGAATATTGATCATTCAAGGGTTTTGTATGTGTGGCTGTGCGTGCATGAAGAGGGAGGTATTGAAATGACCATACTGCAAGACAATAGTGTTCGTCCCATACGTACAAAACAGTCTCATTTGTAATTGTTTGGGGTCAGACCCCTTAAAAAATCTTTTATTTCTTCCTTCGTATACCCTTGGTTTTTTGCTTCTAGTATCAATTCAACCCACTCTTGATCCAGCGACAAGGTGTTCTCCACTTAAATATCCCTCCATTTAAGCTTATTATTTAGGTTACTTGTCCAGCTTAGCTTAAGGCTTAAACTCCATTGGTTTTTGTCAGAAGGTAATATTGTATTTGATTATAAAACAGAAACCTATGAAAAGGTTGTCAAAAAATAGGAGAAAAAAAATTATCTATTAATTTTCTTTCTCTAATTTCTATTAACTTATCAGACGGGCATTTAAGACGTATGTTCTCAAAAATGAATATAAGTGTGTTCAAAAATCTTGCAATAAAGTGAAGTACCTTCTATAATCAATAAAAGTGTTCTTTTTAGTGAACATAAAAACCATTATAAAAAACAACGGCAGGTGATTTTTTGAAGATCTTATACGTTTCACCTAGAATGCCTTATCCACCAAAAAAGGGAGATCAATTGAGAGCTTATAACCAGTTAATAGGTTTAAAGTCTTTAGGTCATGAAGTTCATCTTATCTCCTTTGGAACTGAAGCGTCTATTCCTTATCAACTTCAACAACTGTGCACCAAGGTAACAGTGGTCCCTTTTAGCAAAACAGAAGCTTTAAAAAACATCGTCTTTGGGTTGTTTAAAGGCTGGCCGTTACAAACATCACTCTACTATTCTGATGAACTTCTGCAAGAGATAAGACACGCTGCATCAGATAATAACTATGATATTGTTCATCATCAACTCGTTCGTTTACTTCCCTATCAATCTTCTATTAATCACTTGCCTAACGTAATAGACTTTGTCGATTCCATTTCTTTAAATCTTAATCGGTCCATAAATATGAAAAAATCGCTTGCAAATCCTTTCATCCAGTGGGAAGCAAAAAACGTGCACAAGATGGAACAGCAGGCGAGTTCACTTTATGACGGGGGAATTTTCATCTCGGAGGTCGATAAGAATAACGTTTCTATGAATCGCAGTACATTAACTACGATTGCAAACGGAGTAGACCTTAAATATTTTTCCTTTCAACAACAGTTAACAAATGAGAATAACTTAGTTTTTGTTGGAAATATGAGTTACGCTCCAAACCGGGAAGGTGTTAAGTATTTTATCAAACACATCTATCCTCTTATCAAAAAACAAAGAGAAGATTTTACATTCTATATAGTTGGTCGTAATCCAACAAAAGATCTTTTACGACTCTGTGAAGAACATGAAAATATTATTGTAACGGGGGAAGTAGTCGATGTCCGAGAATATCTTTGGAATGCTAAACTGTTCGTTTGTCCTTTAAAATCGGGTGCAGGCTTGCAGAACAAAGTGTTAGAAGCGATGTCATGCGGTATACCTGTTATTACGACTTCAATCGTCAATGATCCGATCAAAGCGAAAGAAGGTCAAAGTATTATTGTCAGAGATCAAGATGAAAAATTTGCTGAAGCTATCGTTCAATTGCTTTCTGACGGATACCAGTTAAACAATATTCGGCACGAAGCAAGAACGTTTGTAGAGAAAAACTACCAATGGGGTCATTTAAGTGCTCAATTAGCAGAGTTTTATAATAAGACCATTGAGAATCATGCAAATAAACAAAACCGTTCATCACAAACTCAAATAAAGATTGAGGTGACACGATGAAAATAGTTCTTCTATCTGGAGGGTCTGGAAAACGGTTATGGCCATTATCAAATAATGCGCGATCGAAGCAGTTTTTAAAAGTGTTAAAAGATGAGAACAACGAAAGCCAATCTATGATTCAGCGTGTATGGAGTCAATTGAAGGAAGCGGATCTTGCAGACTCTACTCTCATATCCACCAGCATTTCACAAGTGGATATGATCTCGAATCAGCTGAAATTTACAGACGGTATTATTGTTGAGCCTGAGCGGCGAGACACATTTCCGGCGGTTTGTTTAGCTGCTTCTTATCTCTATTCACAGCTAAATATCGATCCCAATGAAGTGATCGTTGTTTTACCTGTTGACCCTTATGTAGAAAATCAATTTTTTAATAAAGTAAAAGAACTTGAAAAAGCTCTTCAGCAATCTGATGCAAACATTGCTCTAATGGGTGTGCAGCCAACGTTTCCATCTGAAAAGTACGGCTACATCATCCCGCAGGATGAAGAGGATGTTATCTGGAAAAAAGTACTGCATTTTAAGGAAAAACCAACACAGATCTTAGCTGAAGAATTCATAAGTCAAGGCGGTCTATGGAATTGCGGTGTTTTTGCCTTTAAATTAGGTTATATTCTATCGCTATTACGCAACATGGATATCCCGACTGATTATGAAGAGTTGCTAGAAAACTATTCTGTTCTTCCTAAAGACAGCATGGACTATGCAGTGATAGAAAAGGAAAGGAACGTGATTGTTTTAAAATACGATGGGTATTGGAAAGATCTTGGTACCTGGAATACATTAACTGATGAGATGAGCAGGAACTTATTAGGGAAAGGAACTATTAGCGATGATTCTGTAAATACCCACCTAATCAATGAGTTGGAAATTCCGATTACAGTAATCGGTGGTACGAATTTAATCGTGGCAGCAAGCCCTGACGGCATCCTCGTCTCTGATAAAGAGAAAAGTCCTTTAATAAAAAACTACAATTCAAGTACTCATCAAAGACCTATGTATGAAGAACGGAGATGGGGCTGGTATAAAGTGTTAGAACATGCAGCAATTGATGAACACCATGAAGTACTTACAAAAAGGTTAGTGATCCATAAAGGAAAGAACTTAAGTTATCACACACACTTTCTTCGACATGAAGTATGGACCATCATTAAAGGTACCGGAGAATTTGCTCTAAATGGAGCTATTAAAAGAGTGAGTGCAGGAGAAGTACTGGAGATTCCCCCCAACGCCAAACACAGTATAAAAGCAACAACAGATCTAGAGATCATAGAAATACAAACGGGTCCAAAATTAATGGAAGAAGACAAATTAAGTCTATACAGAAACTGGCATGAGCTCGAGACTCTAGCACATAAGACCTCTAATGCAATTTAATCGATAGAAAAGGTGGCAGTTTAACGGTTGACTTCATATCTTATAGTATCTATTAAGCTTGTCTTATCCTTTGGAAGAGGCGGGATTTTAGTAGAATAACAAGCAGAAAAGCTTGTTAGGAAAGGTATGATAGTCATGACAATCCTAGCGGATAACTTTAAAGGCGCGAATGATGCAGCAATCGTTCAGGCGGCCATTGATTATGCTTTTGCTAATAAAGGTTCCAAAACCGTTCTTCTCTCAGATCGAGATTATGTGATTACAGCCAAGGTTGTAATTAAGCAAGGCGTTAAATTGCTGTTTGGTTATGCCTCTCGCTTTGTGATCCGTGGTAATTTCCGAGTGTTGGAACTGCAAAGAAATGCGTCCTTAGAAGGTGCTTATATTGCGATTGATGATGTTAACTTCAATTCGCAGGTTATCTACCTTGACGGAAAATATAAGTATTACAACACGTGGAATAAAACCAAGATCAAGGATATTAATATTGTGAACTGGAGCGGCAGTTACAAAGGAACTGGATTGCACCTTTACTCGAACGGAACAGGTCACGAGATCTCATTTGTGAATTTCGAGAATATAAATATTGCCGGATTAAATACAGCCATTCGATTACAAAGCGTTAAACCAGCTACAGGGTATAGCTGGATCAATGCAAATCGTTTTACCGATGTGTCTATTGACGATTGTGTGCAAGGAATCATATTTATCTCGAGTGAAAGTATTCCTAATGAATGCAGCGGGAATTTTTTTACGAACATGCAAATACAGCCATCTGCTAAAACTGTTAAATTGTTTACCATATCTGGCCAGTACAATGAATTTTATGGTATGGCATGGGATCTATCACTAGTAAAAAATAATACACTAGTAGAATTCACTTCCCAAAGCTCTTATAACAAAATAAGCATCAGAAGCATAC is from Fictibacillus sp. b24 and encodes:
- a CDS encoding NAD(P)H-dependent flavin oxidoreductase, encoding MSNKLPLDLSNQLSLPVINAPMFLVSSPEMVIESCKNGIIGTFPLLNARTSDLLENWMKHISEVLQTSKNEDPSAKIAPWGVNLIVHRTNKRFEEDLKLIKKYEPPIVITSLGNPSDVAKIVHDYGGLVFSDVISLDHARKAAKTGIDGLILVCSGAGGHGGTLNPFAFLKAVKEFWDGMTILAGAISTGEEILAAKILGADLVYMGTRFIATQESSASEEYRQMLINSTLEDLVYTDAISGIKGNYLLPSLQKAGFDVENMMKKDSIDLSFSESKAKAWKDIWSAGQGVGSVKKISSIKEVVGDLKAEYHQALQIKEENILIK
- a CDS encoding zinc ribbon domain-containing protein; translated protein: MSDLQAKIGDGLTKIQGSLQQGKQKLATAQEVAQLKKNSAEAAAKRLELIVALGEQTYELLRKEEITLAGLTGLAQAILDQDRLMYETNKTINEMNAKTETDLTCECGVHLNANAKFCGGCGQKVESRNKDQQDDYTLKCDTCKELNPGDSHYCGCCGNKI
- a CDS encoding zinc ribbon domain-containing protein codes for the protein MKFCIECGHQLSMDQEFCSECGTKHAVEQKHVELRVENKGRTPEKKANKKKKGMYILVIVVLFLMMSGYGGYLFGKKQTGPEAVIAEFVHAVENNDVERVMQAINLGQTDVNLDIETTKTYMDYLNKNNKLFSDSINELKKQGENLENSTSTNNEKFKNELFHIRKDGKTWFIFDRYVIEAKAYKVKVASNFDDSIVYLNGDSRGTVMKDEYLNIPSILPGEHEIKVVYKGKYSTLEEKVKLDFSKAENQVLQADLTLEGKYITFSSNYDDARLFINGKDSGMLIEEAYDVGPMSTNGSITVHAEKEFETGTMKSREVTITSDYDINLDIDYKEPEPAPELVPQPEEEEEEEEEEEEEKPVVDVWDDDYFTTFMQEYVAYSVAAINNNDFSIVQNFLNPNGPAYEELKKYIVYTNEKGITEEFLSLEVGDIEPVDQNTVKVTTLEEYEIYYKDGTSKYKKFISNYELVYYGGNYRVHKLISTEELEEY
- a CDS encoding anti-repressor SinI family protein, whose amino-acid sequence is MENTLSLDQEWVELILEAKNQGYTKEEIKDFLRGLTPNNYK
- a CDS encoding glycosyltransferase; amino-acid sequence: MKILYVSPRMPYPPKKGDQLRAYNQLIGLKSLGHEVHLISFGTEASIPYQLQQLCTKVTVVPFSKTEALKNIVFGLFKGWPLQTSLYYSDELLQEIRHAASDNNYDIVHHQLVRLLPYQSSINHLPNVIDFVDSISLNLNRSINMKKSLANPFIQWEAKNVHKMEQQASSLYDGGIFISEVDKNNVSMNRSTLTTIANGVDLKYFSFQQQLTNENNLVFVGNMSYAPNREGVKYFIKHIYPLIKKQREDFTFYIVGRNPTKDLLRLCEEHENIIVTGEVVDVREYLWNAKLFVCPLKSGAGLQNKVLEAMSCGIPVITTSIVNDPIKAKEGQSIIVRDQDEKFAEAIVQLLSDGYQLNNIRHEARTFVEKNYQWGHLSAQLAEFYNKTIENHANKQNRSSQTQIKIEVTR
- a CDS encoding sugar phosphate nucleotidyltransferase, which gives rise to MKIVLLSGGSGKRLWPLSNNARSKQFLKVLKDENNESQSMIQRVWSQLKEADLADSTLISTSISQVDMISNQLKFTDGIIVEPERRDTFPAVCLAASYLYSQLNIDPNEVIVVLPVDPYVENQFFNKVKELEKALQQSDANIALMGVQPTFPSEKYGYIIPQDEEDVIWKKVLHFKEKPTQILAEEFISQGGLWNCGVFAFKLGYILSLLRNMDIPTDYEELLENYSVLPKDSMDYAVIEKERNVIVLKYDGYWKDLGTWNTLTDEMSRNLLGKGTISDDSVNTHLINELEIPITVIGGTNLIVAASPDGILVSDKEKSPLIKNYNSSTHQRPMYEERRWGWYKVLEHAAIDEHHEVLTKRLVIHKGKNLSYHTHFLRHEVWTIIKGTGEFALNGAIKRVSAGEVLEIPPNAKHSIKATTDLEIIEIQTGPKLMEEDKLSLYRNWHELETLAHKTSNAI